The Henckelia pumila isolate YLH828 chromosome 2, ASM3356847v2, whole genome shotgun sequence genome includes a window with the following:
- the LOC140878692 gene encoding dehydration-responsive element-binding protein 3-like — protein MQNQNQKNPISHKCEKRSLRNTSGLKHPNYRGVRMRSWGKWVTEIRQPRKNSRIWLGTYATAEMAAIAHDVAALSIKGTSAILNFPQLKHSLPRPASTSPRDVQEAAAKAAAMEELISSLCTSSQEINSIHHGSDDQQLDEIVELPSLVDGGGGYQFPVVDTAEGWLHPPWWASDKEFSEYLIDHVALQQL, from the coding sequence atgcaaaatcaaaatcaaaaaaatccCATCTCCCACAAATGCGAAAAAAGATCATTAAGAAACACTAGTGGACTCAAGCACCCAAATTACAGAGGCGTGAGGATGCGAAGCTGGGGAAAGTGGGTCACAGAAATTCGGCAGCCGCGGAAGAACTCTCGCATTTGGCTCGGAACTTATGCCACGGCCGAGATGGCGGCTATAGCCCACGATGTTGCGGCCTTGAGCATAAAAGGTACTTCTGCCATTCTCAATTTCCCTCAGCTCAAACACTCGCTGCCTCGCCCGGCTTCCACCTCGCCGCGTGATGTTCAGGAGGCGGCGGCCAAAGCGGCGGCCATGGAGGAGCTGATCAGTTCCCTCTGCACTTCGTCGCAAGAAATTAATAGCATTCACCATGGATCGGATGATCAACAACTTGATGAGATTGTTGAGCTACCGAGTTTGGTGGACGGTGGAGGCGGTTATCAGTTCCCGGTGGTTGACACGGCGGAGGGGTGGCTTCACCCTCCGTGGTGGGCGTCGGACAAAGAATTTAGTGAATATTTAATCGATCACGTTGCACTGCAGCAGCTTTGA